aagtgaaggcttaggagcttgttactcttggtgtttgacggcacctagccggtcttggtgatcggaaggttcttggtgagctcttggtgtttgtgggagccccaagacaagaagattgtacacggtgtgaagctcgccgttccggagatggagaaagagcattcttagtgatcacttgctccttggtgaagcaagggagctatacccttgtgtgggtgctccaacgtggattagggggagcgtcaactcctcgataccacgggaaaaaatccggttgtctcgtgtctcttacttttatttcaagcaattaaatccttttgttgttactcttgtctttgattgcttgtagtttgactaggacaacttgcatggtagtgtgatcgTTTGCTTAGGTTTTGTTCTTGCGAGTGTGATATCCTTTAAGCaatatgatcatgatagtgtggttacctacctaaggaccttgtgctagtatgctctagtgactaggtttcaaatttatagattgggcaatactagtttaggttaaggactagttagaaatttgaaaaagtcccaattcaaccccccttcttgggccacgatccttacaTCGGACTATTGCGATAGTTCGAGTGTGTAAATCCAACTTTTTTCCACTTTTTAATCAGTTAATTAATCACGATGGTATGCCACTCTAATTCATTTCTCctctcaattttttttacacAGAATGTCattctagtttattttattaattttttagtGTATGATGTATCTAATGATCCAAAATATATCTAACTTGCATCCGTAGGTAGAGTGTAAACGCTATGGCCACTTTAAAACTTTGCATCTTTCTCAACAGTTTTTTTACAAGTGGTCAAAAGTAGTACCTTTAGTGGAGCGATCAGCGGTTTTGTTAGTATGATCTGTTGTTTAACATATCTTGATGAAATTTTGAAATCGAATGATAAAtggtaagaaaaaaatattgcacTATGTAGACATGTCATTTTAGATACTGCTGGAACTTTTccttaattaaaaaaaaactcagttTTGATGTATGTGTAGGAATCTCATAGAATGTGTACCTTTGTTTCAGGTCACAACCTAGCATGGATTTAGAAATTTTTAAAGGAAAAACTAAATTGTTAGCGCAGAGATTAATAAGGATTCATTCATCTCCACAGGATTAATATTTGCTATGGGGCTTGGCATTGGCATATTCCTGCTGCTGTTAGTCCTTGCTACCATCTTTGCCACAAAAAGCCTCAAGGATAGAAAAGCCAAGAAAATGAGGGAATATTTCTTCAAGCAAAATCGAGGGTTGTTGCTCCAACAGCTGGTAGATAAAGACATCGCTGAACGAATGATTTTTAGCTTAGAAGAGCTTGAGAATGCTACAAACAAGTTTGATAAAGCTCGCATATTAGGAGGCGGGGGGCATGGTACCGTATATAAAGGCATACTCTCGGACCAACATGTTGTTGCTATTAAAATGTCCAAACTTGTGATCCAAAGGGAAATTGAGGGCTTCATCAACGAGGTTGCTATCCTTTCTCAAATTAATCACAGAAACGTGGTGAAACTATTTGGATGTTGCCTTGAAACAGAAGTTCCACTACTAGTCTACGAATTTATTCCGAATGGAACACTTtatgctcatcttcatgttgaTGGCCCTGCATCTCTTCCATGGAAAGACCGCTTGAGAATTGCATTTGAAGTCGCCAGCTCTTTGGCATATCTTCACTCCTCGGCTTCGATATCAATAGTTCACCGGGACATCAAAACTAGCAACATACTTCTTGATGACTGCTTAACCGCGAAGATATCGGATTTTGGTGCATCTAGAGGCATCACTATTGCTGAATCTGGAGTGATAACAGCCGTACAAGGAACCTATGGATACATTGATCCAGAGTATTTCTACACACGACGACTAACCGAGAAAAATGATGTTTATAGCTATGGTGTTATGCTTGTGGAGCTACTGACTCGGAAGAAACCAACCATTGACATGTCACTAGATGGTGTTAGTCTTGTAGCACACTTTGTCCAGCTCCTGTCTGAGGATAGGCTAAGTGAGATACTAGACGCGCAAGTTAccgaagaaggggaagaggaggcaAAGCAAGTGGCTGCAATAGCAGCACTGTGTGTGCAAATGAAGGGCAACGATAGGCCAACAATGCGGCATGTGGAGATGAGACTTCAAGGGATTCAGTCTTCAAACAATTTTAGAGCAATCCTAGAGTACAAGGGCTGCAAATCGGACTAAGCAACACAACATTTGAAGGAAGCAACAATGTTCTGCATGACAACGGCGGCAGCAGACGGTGTAGtatggagagagaaattttgatgtCAACGACCTTGCCTCGGTGATCTTGTCTTGTACATATATAAAATCAAGTGTCTAACACTTTTTTTTACTTTCACCCCCTACATAACGAAGTTATAAAATCTTCAGATTGTAAATTGTGGCAGACTCGCGGTTTACTCAAATTACTTTAGGAGTTTACTCTTGTCAGTTCAGACTTGAGATGATAGTCAGAACTCTGAACAGGATTCAAGAAGCAGAGTCGATTACTAATATCTAGTAGCTGCAAGAGGCAGCAGATTATATTATGAGAATTTGATGTTTCGGGCTTTGGCGTTCTTGCTTCTGTTTGAGTGCCAATGGCAATTTTGCCTCTTCCTTTTGCTTTGTGCGATTTTGCAttgttttttgaaaataaagctACAGTTTACCCCTATTctattagagcaactccaatagTTCCCCATCTCTCTTCCCCAtctttgatattttttttaaaaaagagaaaaaatagtTTCTAAAATATCCTAGTTCCTCCCTTGTTATGCAAAAGCAGGGATAAAAATCACACGGTTGAAAAAATAAGGGTAAAATCACCAATCGCCTTCAAACCAAGGCAAGAACATCAAATTCCCTTGATGTTTTAATTATTAAAGCTGCGGTCACAAAACTATACTCCTTAGCACAACTGTGGGTGAAAATTAAACTTTACATGCTGAGAGTGTATAGCCAAGAGTTACTGCGTGCGGCCGGTTTGCCCAGACAGCAGAGGCAGAGCTGCAcgtttgtttttgttctttccGGCCTGCCGGCCTTCTCTGGCTGTCGCGCGCGAAGTTCAGATCCTGGATGGGGATAAGAGGCGTCGAATTCGACAGgtacgccgccgcggctgccacACCGCTGCCGAGCTTCACCGGGTAGCCCACGTCCTTGAGCACCATCTCCACCCCGCTCAGGCACCCCAACAGTTGCAGCTGCAAACCAACAGAAGAATCGTTGCTGCAGATCGCAATGGCGTGGATGATGGGCATCGTGTATGGAACTATGGATCTGGGGGCTGCAGCAGCGATACCTCGTTGAGGTTGCCGAGATGGCCAATCCTGAAGACCTTCCCGGCGACCTTGttgaggccgaggccgaggctgaGGTTGTACCGCTTCCAGGCGTGCTTGCCAATCTCGCCGCTGTCGATGTAGGagggcacgacggcggcggtgaccgtgttgctgaaccactcctccttCTGGGTGCAGTTCTTGAGCCCCCACGCCTCCACGGCCAGCCGGGTGGCGGTGCCGAGGTGGTTGTGCCTGTTGATGACGTTGTCTTGCTGGACCCCAGCGCCTTGGGGCTGGCGCACACGATGCCCAGCCCCGTCGGCGTCGACAGCGCCTTCTGCGACCCCGTCAGCGCCACGTCCACGCCCCACTCGTCCATGCGGAAGTCCAGCGCGCAGATGGACGACACGCCGTCCACCAGCACCAGCGCCGGGTGCCGGTACGCGTCTGCAGCATGCCAGCATCGTCAGCATGTGACTGATTGATTGGTGATCGAGTCCGTCCGCGATCATCAGCaatgagctagctagctagctagcactgACCGAGGAGCTTGCGTACGGTGGCGAGGTTGTTGGTGACGCCGGTGGCGGTCTCGTTGTGGACGATGGCGATGGCCTTGATGGTGTGCGCCGTGTCCTGACGGAGCTTGGCCTCGAGTACGTCGAGGTCGGCGCCCCGGCCCCACTCGCTCTCCACCACGTCCACGTTGAAGCCCAGGCGCTGCTGCTGGTCGATCCACAGCAGGCTGAACTGCCCGATGAGGAAGGACACGATGCGGTCGCCGGGCGACAGCGTGTTCGTCAGCGTGCTCTCCCACGCGCCCGTCCCTGAGAAGCGTGGGGCACCAACGTTCAGTGTTCGCCGGCCATGATCGATGGACACATGTAATCATATAtacagacgaagaagaagaagattacCGACCAGAAATGCATCCCCAGTTGTACAAGCGACCGCGGAGCTTAGGGTCTGTTTGGGACCGCGGTAGCGAGGATTAAACGCGGTAAGCGGAAATAATCCCGCCAAACGCTTCGCGTTAGACGTGCGTCTGGCCAACGCCTGCAGCAAAAAAAGCAAAACTTTGTACTGCGCGAGGAAAAAGCGGAGAAGCGGCGTCCGAGCTGCGTTCGCGGATGAGGGACGCGCGGCTGGAGCTCGCGgtgccaaacagggccttatacGAGGCGTGTGATTGGTTGCTTTTTCCTCGGGAACTGGTGCAAGGACTCAGCTGCATGCGGTTCTATTGTTTCTATATTTTGGTGGGTCCAGCCCGGGTCAACGAAAACTTGCCTCGACGCGGGATTTTTGCCTGGCGCGGAGAGCCCCTCTCTGTGTTTACTTCGAACGGCTCCAGCCTTCCAGGCAATTTTGCCTGGCACAGAGTCCTTCCCTCTCTTCATTTTAGAAAGGGTTCCAGGCATCTTGAAGAAGCGGCAATGGTGGGAAACTCGCGGCGCCGTTCCATTCTTGTTTGAAGCAACCAGTGGGGGCGGAATGGCAGATCCATGGCGGCTCAGGGCGCGCGGCCGTTTGGGCTCCCATAGTCGCGAGGTCCACCGACGACGTCCCGATGGAGACGGCAATGCAGTCGCCATTCGTGTTCCTGCGGCACCGGCGCCAGCAAATTTTGTGTTCCTATGGCACCTGCGCTGCTGAAGTTGAATCCACCTTTGCCCAGGTGTCCAAGCGCCGCTGCGATGCACATCCATATACCTGGCAGTTGGCGTGGAGGGGGTGATGGAGCGTGTGCTGGATCCACCTGCTCCAACAGGCTTCCTGCATCCATCTTTGTCCTTGGGCGCGCGTACCTGCTGCCTGCTGGAGCATGGAGCTTCCTTCCACCAGTGCAGGTCAGGTCCCCCAAGGCCCCAAACCATGCCTCATTTGATTATGGAGGTTTTGTCTTCCCCGACCAAGCTAGCCATTAACAGAGAAGTAGTAATTTCACTCAAAATGTCTGCAACATTGTGTCATTTGTGTGCCATCCATCGAATCCCGCAGCACTTAGCAATACCCCAGGTAGTCAAAGTGATAACTTTCAATAATTcacaattttgtttttttcaaataaattatCTTCTCAATAATGTTCGTTCTATTTATCTTCTCAGTGTTGAGGGTTGCGGGCCGCCTGTCTCCCATGGCAGTAGATCTGGTTGCTGTCCCCGCGGCGCATTCTCCTTCGAAGTGCCGTCTGCACAGGCCCATGGacacggcggaggaggcaggctCCTGGCTCCTGCGTCATTTGGAGTTTTCGTCGCGCATGCAACCATCTTGCAGGTCATGATGTGCCTACATTTCCCGGCTTTTGTCCTTGCGTTACTCTGTTCACTGGTGTGGAGGAACAAACTGAATGGATTGTTCATTTCTGATGCATCCACAAACCCCCTTTAGGTACTGGATTTGCTTAGACTTCGTTATGTTTACATTTTTCATGTCTGCAGAACTTGTGTTATAGCAGTTTTTGTTACTGCATAGTAGTGGTCACTTTGATTTACATTAAAATTTCCCATGTTGCAGTTGCCCCTTTCGGCGGTAATTTCCAATCACTACTCCGTGCTATTTCTGTCACGTGGCCTTGCGAATGCTTGTTGGGAGCTCTATCTCAGGCAAGCAGCGGGGAAAGTAATGGACATCACTCTTCTCATTTAGCAGGTCCACATTTCTTGCCCAGTCACATTAGTCATGGTGGTAGACACATTTGGGATGAGGCAAAAGCATGCTATTTCATTGTATTCCAATAAGACTTATCAATTATTCAGGGAAGAAGTTCACAAAGCCTCTGACTACAATGTCATACAAGTAAAGGCAGGAACTGAAGAAATCAAAGTCCGGATGGTATTATCTATAACAATTCCCTATTTGTGAAGCAAACTTTCATTTCAAACTTTCTGTATGCTAGCATGGTGCCTGTGACTGGATCTCAATTTGCACCACAGCACATACTAGAGCAATCACCTTTCATGCAGAACATTTTACACAAGGGTACCTTTTTTGATAAAGTATGATACATTTTTTAGTTCATGTATCAGAATTCTAGACATGTTTGTCCACCAGCACTGTCCAACTCTTGCCCAGAAACATTTAGCTATACGCAGATTTGATTGTTATACATTTCTTTTATAAACAACTTGATCTGAATGCGTTGGCACTAGTCCCCATGATTTACTCATATAACTATCCTAAGTACAGGTGCACAGACTTGACTCCATTTTTACTTTTTGGATACTCTCAATATGGTTTTAAATATGGGCCAAGAGAACACTTTCAAAAGCATATATAGCATTCAATTCGAACCACAACCATCTTGCAACTATGTACTATCAAATGTCTATCATTTATCATCGAGCTAATAGGATGTACTGTCTGAAACCCCAGTCTGCATATCATTCAGGTTAAGCAGATAACTTTATGCacttgaattcaaaattgaatcAGTTTCTAACTATAGGATCCCAAGAGTACAACTAGACTGCTGTTTTTAGAGTGATAAAACTATTCATCATTCATGCGCAATGTTTTGATCAGTTCCTTTGATTTTGGATATTGATTAGTGGCTTCTGCTTGGTTTCCTTCAAAGTAAACTAAGACTAGGTGACTAAAGTTGAGTGAAATCAATGTTTACAAATCGTCTAGTcgaacctagtcgccatggGACCGACTAGgtgactaatcgcgattagtcgtcgaCCAGACCGATTAGTCGAGACTAGTCGATCCTAGTCGTCCATATAATCGTCCTGCATATCAAGACCTATACTATACACCTATATATACTATATTGTCTGTACAATAAATCAAGCATATGACTACATTAGTGTTTAGCTGCTGACTTACTTGTGAGAGTTATTTTCTGCACTGCCCAGAATTCCATGTTCCAACCCTAAAAGCCCATACTACCAGCCCATGTCCTAGGAAATCAGCCCACAAATCAGCCAGCCCTGGAACCTAGTCGTCCATGTCCAAGTCGGAcgattaatcgcgattagtctTCGACTAATCGACTAATCGGACGACCAGAGTTTTGATCGAACAAATCGCGTCGGTTGCCCTTATCGGACGCCAGGGACCGATAAggtcgactaatcgcgattagtcggacgacttgTAAACATTGAGTGAAATATATGTTACAACCAAGAATGAATGAAATGTGCCGAGACACCGAAAAAGAAATGCCTGCACCCCTGTGTATCCTATTAACCAACTTTCCAAGTAAAAACATAACAGTAACAGACATTTTTTAACTAATACAGAGCGGTAAGGGCTAATACTGTACGGTGCATCTATTCTAACATTTCGCCCTCAATTTTGCAAATATTACAACCTAAGGATGCAGAAATACAAGAACATTTGAATTCGTAAATAACACTAACCTCAACAAGCAGATGCTAAGGAGAAGGCCTTATCGCTGCTGCAACTGGGGAGTTTACCAACTGCATATTGCAAAGAATAATAGGATCAGGGCAGTGAAATAATGCTGCACTAGAAAAGTAACCTAGATCTCCTAGTAAAAAGCTCAAACAAGCGTACCAAAAGAAAACTAACAAATAAAATGTACCAAACACAAATAAAATTGCACAAACTAACAAAGTACAGAGCCAATATTCGATCTACGAGCAAACCAGTTATGTTGAGCCAGTGCAGATGGAGATGCAGCCGTCGACGCCGGGGATCCCGGGGACCTCGCTGCCCCAAAGCATCCTAGGGGACCGGATTGCCTTCATCGTCGCAGGGGAGAACGGAGAAGGTCCACTTCCCGGCAGGGATCCCGGCGGGTACCACTTGCCCGCCCTATCAGTCGACCTCGCCAGATCCATTGGAACTGAGAATCCTGCCGAACGCATGGGCATAGGTTACCTCACCGATCCTTGCCGCTGCCACGGCGCCCTTCCGCGACATCGCCGCATACTCGTCGATCGGTCGATGGATCCAGgagcgagcgagagagagagatgaatgGCGGATTGGGAGAAGTTTCCGACTCATGGGGTCATATTGTCAGGTGGAGGGACATTTCATGCCTCACAGGTCCAGGCAAAAAAGTAGAGCACGGGGTCTCCAGGCACATTTTTGTCCCAGGCTGAGGCATACATCAAGAACCCTTTGTTGACTATGTGGGACCTACACGAATAGAAAATATTATGTGGTGGAACCTTTTGCATGCAGCTCTGACCACTTTACCCCATCCCCATACAGCGCGAACCATCTCGGCCGACCGATAAGCACAGCGGTCGCTGATACAATTGGTTTATGAAGGGGGTGCCGGAGGTGGTCTTGAAGATCTTCTTGACGTCCTCGAGGAGGATCTTGGTGAGGGCGGgcccggccggcgagcggtAGTCCTCGTTCTTTTTTTTAAGCCTCTCATCTGACTACAGCTGTAGTATCTGTTCATGTACAACTCACACCAACCTTACACACGCACACCACACTCACACCACACGTACACAAACAAACTTACAACTACACTTAGATCAAATCGCGTCCTTCATGAGATCACCGGATCCATCCAAGGCTCCGTAGGCGACAGGCGCGTCGCAATCCCTTTGTGGCTCCACGCGTGAGAGGCAACAAATTTAATAGGAAACCTATTATTCCCGGTAGGAAATCCGGGACGAGCAGCGCTCGATCCCGAGACCGGTGGCCTCCGCACCTGGAGAGCGCACCAACTAGGAATGGCAACAGGTACAAACCCGTCGGGTATCACTAACCCAAACTCGCACCCGCCAAGATAAAACCGTACCCGTTAAAAAACCCATACCCGTTGCGGGTATGATTTCATGCCCGTAACCGCACCCGTGTGGGTTTTTTTGTACCTGCGGGTTTCCCGTACCCGATAGAAGAAGCAACAAAATTTAATAGAAAATATAAACAAATACACAATGCATTGTACCCAAATGAGTCTATGAATAGGTAATCATCGATGAGAATGGAAGTATATGAGCCTAAGTCTCTCTTAGCATGTGATTGGATCTTATTTTGATACAAG
The Panicum virgatum strain AP13 chromosome 6N, P.virgatum_v5, whole genome shotgun sequence genome window above contains:
- the LOC120678236 gene encoding wall-associated receptor kinase 5-like, encoding MRTLAIPVTLLQLAATAIAAAAANIALPGCQSKCGELDIPYPFGTTAGCSRPGFKVTCNPKPGAGVAQRLMLGDAGGPVVLEISVPNSTVRIRSNTWFFAVGNTSMPRLAVVPAGGPFVLRPGRNRLVYIGCGFRASSWTPLGARAFNACSTSCWWEDDTRRIRSGRCDGVGCCNASIPTGLTSFRTQFQWAGEETGTPATSPCTSSGAAVVVVEKRWLNCRTNVLGLMMSLLAFGRASVLVAPAILDWAFDNSSTCAEAAKRSVSGCVSKHSECVDSAGGALGYGCKCGEGYQGNPYVRDGCQRPSRHLHLSAGLIFAMGLGIGIFLLLLVLATIFATKSLKDRKAKKMREYFFKQNRGLLLQQLVDKDIAERMIFSLEELENATNKFDKARILGGGGHGTVYKGILSDQHVVAIKMSKLVIQREIEGFINEVAILSQINHRNVVKLFGCCLETEVPLLVYEFIPNGTLYAHLHVDGPASLPWKDRLRIAFEVASSLAYLHSSASISIVHRDIKTSNILLDDCLTAKISDFGASRGITIAESGVITAVQGTYGYIDPEYFYTRRLTEKNDVYSYGVMLVELLTRKKPTIDMSLDGVSLVAHFVQLLSEDRLSEILDAQVTEEGEEEAKQVAAIAALCVQMKGNDRPTMRHVEMRLQGIQSSNNFRAILEYKGCKSD